GGGGGCAAGATGGCGGCCAAGGAGGGCGAGATAGTGGATGGGGGCAAGATGACGATTGAGAGAGACAAGATGGCGGCCAAGGAGGGCAAGATGGCGGATGAGGGAGACAAGATGGCAGACGGGGGCAAGATGGCGGCCAAGGAGGGCAAGATGGTGGATGGGGGCAAGATGGCGGTTGAGGGAGACAAGATGGCGGCCAAGGAGGGCAAGATGGCGATTGAGGGGGACGAGATGTTAACCAAAGGCAAGATGGCGGCTGGGGACAAGAGAGCGGCCGAGGGCAAGATGGCGGTTGAGGGGGACAAGATGGAGGCCGAGGTGGGGGAGATGGCGGTTGAGGGAGACAAGATGGCGGATGGGGACAAGATGGCGGCCGAGGAGGGTGAGGTGTTGGTTGAGGACAAGATGGTGGGCAAGGACATCGAGGTGGAGGCTGGGAACAAGATGGTGGCTGAAGGGGAGAAGATGGCGGCCAAAAGGGACGTCACGATGGCGGACCGGGAGGACTGGATGGTGGACAAGGACTGCAAGATG
Above is a window of Numida meleagris isolate 19003 breed g44 Domestic line unplaced genomic scaffold, NumMel1.0 unplaced_Scaffold2491, whole genome shotgun sequence DNA encoding:
- the LOC110390910 gene encoding uncharacterized protein LOC110390910 isoform X1, whose product is MAAKEGEIVDGGKMTIERDKMAAKEGKMADEGDKMADGGKMAAKEGKMVDGGKMAVEGDKMAAKEGKMAIEGDEMLTKGKMAAGDKRAAEGKMAVEGDKMEAEVGEMAVEGDKMADGDKMAAKDIEVEAGNKMVAEGEKMAAKRDVTMADREDWMVDKDCKMAAKEDCVVAKEGSKMAAKEDSKMAAQEDSKMVTKEGFKMAAQEDIVAVAEDGMAVGDKMAAQGDVGITAEEDEVAAHQDKMAARGVRVGAQEGVKMAAEEDGKMAEEEAKMAAQ
- the LOC110390910 gene encoding uncharacterized protein LOC110390910 isoform X2, with amino-acid sequence MTIERDKMAAKEGKMVDGGKMAVEGDKMAAKEGKMAIEGDEMLTKGKMAAGDKRAAEGKMAVEGDKMEAEVGEMAVEGDKMADGDKMAAEEGEVLVEDKMVGKDIEVEAGNKMVAEGEKMAAKRDVTMADREDWMVDKDCKMAAKEDCVVAKEGSKMAAKEDSKMAAQEDSKMVTKEGFKMAAQEDIVAVAEDGMAVGDKMAAQGDVGITAEEDEVAAHQDKMAARGVRVGAQEGVKMAAEEDGKMAEEEAKMAAQ